GAAACCAACTACAGAACAGTGGCTCAATTCTACAAAAATACAGAGTTGGACAAAGTGGATAACGTGAGTATTGTGAATGCAAGCATCGATCAGGTTTCAGATTTGGATAACCCTTTATTCATTGATGCCATCTCTGACGAATTCAAAAATTACTACGACCGTTTAGACCTTAGAGATAACTATTCAATCCTTGCCATTCCAGGATACTTAGGTTCCAATAAGGTAATTGAAAAGTGGGCAAAAATCTGTAATGAAAACAAAGTAATGATGGTTACGGATTTCGCAAATCTTGATAAACCGGACGACGTTGTAGATTTATTTCATTCTGCAAACCTTACAGGAGGTGAACTTCACAGAAGTAACGTTATTATGACGTGTAACTGGCTTGTAGGACGTGGAAAAGCTGAAGAAGTAGGGGAAGAAGACAACGTAGAACTTCCACCATCCACTTCATTAGCCGGAAAAATCCATAAAACACTGATGTCTCAGGTGGCAGCAGGTAAAAAACACGGTAATATCAACGAAGTAGACGCTGTAAAATTCGAATTGAAGAAAAGTGAAATTTCTCAGTTAGAAAAAATGGGTCTGGTACCAATGGTAAATGAATACGGAAAAATTATGGCTTTCTCTGCAAAGACCTTATTTACAGGAGACAATATAGGTCTTCAGACGTATTCCGTAGTTCGTGTATTCGACTACGTAACCAAAGTATTACTGGACTTCCTGAACAGAAGAGCTTTCGAAAACTGGAACGCCAAAAACGAAGACGATTTGAGAAGAC
This genomic window from Chryseobacterium sp. MEBOG06 contains:
- a CDS encoding DUF5458 family protein, translated to MDSKLQAQESQQQGQQQHSGQPKGNPLAELNKMGGFGFVESVVDGIANMNPTRKARKEIFLTDSNKSDERKELLQKINLWVSLLEGSESADKMAETCKTKAQQADQNLKTNLKNTLDAVRMLETNYRTVAQFYKNTELDKVDNVSIVNASIDQVSDLDNPLFIDAISDEFKNYYDRLDLRDNYSILAIPGYLGSNKVIEKWAKICNENKVMMVTDFANLDKPDDVVDLFHSANLTGGELHRSNVIMTCNWLVGRGKAEEVGEEDNVELPPSTSLAGKIHKTLMSQVAAGKKHGNINEVDAVKFELKKSEISQLEKMGLVPMVNEYGKIMAFSAKTLFTGDNIGLQTYSVVRVFDYVTKVLLDFLNRRAFENWNAKNEDDLRRQIVTFLDNIKGPDKLIEKFKIVRFEQDRVNKDRVWLDIRMTPYFPTKSFVIKLDGHKGDDGNEWDAEYSQE